One window of the Solanum stenotomum isolate F172 chromosome 11, ASM1918654v1, whole genome shotgun sequence genome contains the following:
- the LOC125843668 gene encoding protein CNGC15b, whose protein sequence is MAYGNSRSVRFQDDLESTKYAAMNGDNVIKVKYKIDGSRLPEPASRMSEMEPNRTGKSLKAKVLSRVFSEDYERVKKKILDPRGPTVRRWNKILLVACLIGLFVDPLFFYLPVVQDEVCIDIGTNLEIALTVIRSIADVFYMIQIYIRFRTAYVAPSSRVFGRGELVIDSSKIAQRYYKKGFWIDLIAALPLPQVLIWGIIPNLSGSTMANTKNVLRFIIIFQYLPRFYLIFPLSSQIVKTTGVVTETAWAGAAYNLMLYMLASHVGGACWYLLSIERQEACWRHACSFEERSCDFGYFDCRRVKEPQRSAWFQTSNITKQCDPTTSDYPFGIYSDAVTANVTTASFFNKYFYCLWWGLKNLSSLGQNLATSTYIGEIGFAIIIATLGLVLFALLIGNMQTYLQSTTVRLEEWRIRRTDTEQWMHHRQLPQELRQSVRKYDQYKWVATRGVDEEALLKGLPLDLRRDIKRHLCYDLVRRVPLFDQMDERMLDAICERLKPALCTQGTCLVREGDPVNEMLFIIRGNLDSYTTNGGRTGFFNSCRIGPGDFCGEELLTWALDPRPGVILPSSTRTVKAVSEVESFALVAEDLKFVAAQFRRLHSKQLRHKFRFYSHQWRTWAACFIQAAWRRHKKRKGAAELRALENLMDETESVNVQLDKNASAPGSGFVAYAARLTTSRRGLHKHSSSDSNAVSSLQKPAEPDFSVDEE, encoded by the exons ATGGCTTATGGTAATTCAAGATCCGTAAG atTCCAAGATGATCTTGAATCAACAAAATATGCAGCGATGAATGGAGATAATGTGATTAAAGTTAAGTACAAGATTGATGGATCACGATTACCTGAGCCAGCTAGTAGAATGAGTGAAATGGAACCTAACAGGACTGGGAAATCCTTGAAGGCTAAAGTATTATCGCGGGTTTTCTCAGAAGATTATGAAAGAGTGAAGAAAAAGATACTTGATCCTCGTGGACCTACAGTTCGTAGATGGAACAAGATTCTCTTAGTTGCTTGTTTAATTGGTTTATTCGTGGACCCTCTATTCTTTTACTTGCCGGTGGTCCAAGATGAAGTCTGCATAGATATAGGAACTAATCTTGAAATTGCCCTTACAGTTATTAGATCAATAGCTGATGTCTTTTATATGATTCAGATATATATTCGGTTTAGAACTGCCTATGTTGCTCCATCTTCTCGAGTATTTGGGAGAGGAGAGCTTGTTatagattcttcaaaaatagcTCAAAGATACTACAAAAAAGGTTTCTGGATTGATCTGATTGCTGCCCTGCCTTTACCACAG GTATTAATTTGGGGCATTATTCCAAATTTAAGTGGCTCAACAATGGCAAATACGAAGAATGTCCTTAGATTCATTATCATTTTTCAGTACCTCCCGAGATTCTATCTCATATTTCCGCTGTCATCACAAATAGTAAAGACTACTGGCGTTGTCACTGAAACGGCATGGGCTGGAGCTGCTTACAATTTGATGCTTTACATGTTAGCCAGCCAT GTAGGAGGAGCTTGCTGGTACCTTCTATCAATTGAGAGGCAAGAAGCTTGTTGGAGACACGCTTGCAGTTTTGAGGAGCGATCGTgtgattttggatattttgATTGTCGAAGGGTCAAGGAACCACAAAGAAGTGCCTGGTTCCAGACCAGCAATATTACAAAGCAATGTGATCCTACTACTAGTGATTACCCTTTTGGCATTTACAGTGATGCCGTGACAGCTAATGTTACAACTGCTTCGTTTTTCAACAAATACTTCTACTGCCTATGGTGGGGCTTGAAGAACCTAAG TTCTCTTGGGCAAAATCTCGCAACAAGCACTTACATTGGAGAGATAGGTTTTGCCATCATAATAGCAACTCTTGGCCTAGTTCTGTTTGCGTTGCTGATTGGAAATATGCAA ACGTATCTCCAATCAACAACTGTCAGATTAGAGGAATGGAGAATCAGGAGAACTGATACAGAACAATGGATGCATCATAGGCAGTTACCTCAAGAACTAAGACAGTCTGTACGGAAGTATGATCAATACAAATGGGTGGCTACAAGAGGAGTTGACGAGGAAGCTCTTCTGAAAGGACTTCCTTTAGATCTCCGTAGAGATATCAAACGCCATTTGTGCTATGATCTAGTTCGAAGG GTTCCTCTGTTTGATCAAATGGATGAAAGGATGTTGGATGCAATATGTGAGAGGCTCAAACCTGCATTATGCACACAAGGCACTTGTCTTGTGCGCGAGGGTGATCCTGTCAACGAAATGCTCTTCATAATTCGAGGGAATCTTGATTCTTACACAACAAATGGTGGTCGTACTGGTTTCTTCAATTCTTGTCGCATTGGTCCAGGCGACTTCTGTGGTGAGGAACTGTTAACATGGGCACTCGATCCACGTCCAGGTGTGATTCTACCATCCTCCACTAGGACAGTAAAAGCAGTATCAGAAGTAGAGTCATTCGCGCTAGTAGCAGAGGACTTAAAGTTTGTTGCAGCACAATTCCGGAGGCTACATAGCAAACAACTAAGGCACAAATTCAGATTCTACTCACACCAGTGGCGAACTTGGGCTGCATGTTTCATCCAAGCAGCATGGCGTAGACATAAAAAACGAAAGGGTGCAGCCGAGCTTAGAGCTCTGGAGAATCTTATGGATGAAACTGAGTCAGTAAACGTACAATTGGATAAGAATGCATCTGCACCTGGATCAGGCTTTGTAGCCTATGCAGCAAGATTGACAACAAGTAGAAGAGGTCTTCACAAACATTCGAGTTCGGATTCCAATGCAGTTAGCTCACTACAGAAGCCTGCAGAGC
- the LOC125843673 gene encoding receptor-like serine/threonine-protein kinase NCRK has translation MRGRKEAAIAFIISLVWIQQIVGDEEVHNASVTSNWTCSCLANPSFSVPENCSSSCDCTIEESSKNKWICICAPDGFPRVATDHNHSSCFTACDCRYGTQLETQSAKKKISSKVILIILLLCATVITLGFVASMLCYAYRKDKYSIQRSLFSSDKYTSCNSATNLILSQGTTTGEHEGYIGSSNCIAGCVPKASIFFKRKPEVFYGTIIQFSYADLESATNKFSDSNLIGVGGSSCVYRGYFKDGKALAIKRIKTQAGRDADSAFLTEIELISRLHHRHVVPLLGYCSEHHGKHAERLLVFEFMENGNLRDCLDGASGRHLDWSTRVAVAFGAARGLEYLHEAAAPRILHRDVKSTNVLLDDNYRAKITDLGMAKHLQNDGIPSCSSSPARMQGTFGYFAPEYAIIGRASLKSDVFSFGVVLLELITGRQPIHKSANKAEESLVIWATPRLLDSRRVVSELPDPNLNGDFEEEELQVMAYLAKECLLLDPDSRPTMSEVVQILSTIAPETSNRKHFSRDDFKDSFSYDNKSNGESSGFVEAEEIKQITSENRAAHCLLPNCAFIHCRVSSDPKEDVIPAAYVENLLLQSSNSKCWSAHDDEAVDLTEPRFEKFHMPTVHMNKC, from the exons ATGAGGGGTCGAAAGGAAGCAGCAATTGCTTTCATCATTAGCTTGGTGTGGATACAGCAAATTGTTGGCG ATGAAGAAGTGCATAATGCATCAGTAACAAGTAATTGGACCTGCAGCTGTCTTGCCAACCCAAGTTTTTCCGTTCCAGAAAACTGTTCATCATCCTGTGATTGCACTATTG AGGAATCAAGCAAGAACAAATGGATATGTATATGTGCACCTGATGGATTTCCTAGAGTGGCTACTGATCATAATCACAGCAGCTGTTTTACAGCATGTGATTGCCGTTATG GAACTCAACTTGAAACACAATCAGCAAAGAAGAAGATATCCAGCAAAGTTATTTTGATCATTCTCTTATTATGTGCAACGGTCATAACTCTTGGTTTTGTTGCATCAATGTTGTGCTATGCCTATAGAAAGGATAAATATTCTATTCAACGATCTCTATTTTCGTCCGACAAATATACAAGTTGCAACAGTGCTACCAACTTAATACTAAGCCAAGGAACTACAACTGGAGAACATGAAGGATACATAGGTTCCTCCAACTGTATTGCAG GTTGTGTTCCCAAAGcatctatttttttcaaaagaaaaccAGAAGTGTTTTACGGAAcgattattcaattttcatatgCTGACTTAGAGAGTGCAACCAATAAGTTCTCTGATTCCAATTTGATTGGGGTGGGAGGAAGCAGCTGCGTATACCGTGGTTATTTCAAAGATGGAAAAGCTCTGGCAATTAAGCGAATTAAAACTCAGGCAGGGCGGGACGCTGACTCTGCTTTCTTGACAGAG ATAGAACTCATTTCAAGACTTCATCATCGTCATGTGGTTCCGTTGCTTGGCTACTGCTCCGAGCATCATGGTAAACATGCAGAGAGGCTGCTTGTTTTCGAATTCATGGAAAATGGCAATCTGAGAGATTGTCTGGATGGGGCTTCCGGGAGACATCTGGATTGGAGCACACGGGTCGCAGTTGCTTTTGGAGCTGCACGTGGCTTGGAGTATCTTCATGAAGCAGCTGCACCAAGAATCTTACACCGAGATGTTAAGTCTACTAACGTCCTATTGGATGATAACTATAGAGCTAAG ATTACTGATCTTGGCATGGCGAAGCACCTCCAAAATGATGGTATTCCTAGCTGTTCCAGCTCTCCTGCTCGGATGCAGGGGACATTTGGCTATTTTGCACCTGAATATGCAATTATTGGAAGAGCTTCTCTGAAGTCGGATGTTTTTAGCTTTGGAGTTGTGCTCCTTGAACTGATAACCGGACGACAACCAATCCATAAGTCAGCCAACAAAGCAGAAGAAAGCCTCGTGATATGG GCCACCCCTCGTCTACTAGACAGTAGACGTGTGGTCTCAGAATTGCCTGATCCAAATCTGAACGGGGATTTTGAAGAGGAAGAATTGCAGGTAATGGCTTACTTGGCTAAAGAGTGTCTTCTACTGGACCCAGATTCTCGGCCAACTATGAGTGAAGTTGTTCAAATTTTGTCAACTATTGCACCTGAAACATCTAATCGGAAACACTTTTCGAGAGATGACTTCAAG GACTCATTCAGTTATGACAACAAGAGTAATGGAGAAAGTTCGGGCTTTGTTGAAGCCGAGGAGATCAAGCAAATCACATCTGAGAATCGCGCAGCTCACTGCTTGTTGCCAAATTGTGCATTCATTCATTGTAGAGTATCTAGTGATCCAAAAGAAGACGTTATTCCAGCTGCATATGTCGAAAATCTGCTCCTCCAGAGTTCAAATTCCAAATGTTGGAGTGCACATGATGATGAAGCAGTGGATCTAACTGAACCGCGATTTGAGAAATTTCATATGCCAACAGTACACATGAACAAGTGTTGA